In Carbonactinospora thermoautotrophica, the genomic stretch GCACCTCCCCCAGAAGGTGACCTCGGCCTCGTCCACCTCGTACTCCGGCCCGATGGTCGCCTCCAGGCACGGTCGCACCCCGACCGCGCAGTTCACGTCGACGATCTTGCCGCACACCCGGCATACGAAGTGGTGGTGGTTGTCGCCGACCCGGTTCTCGTACCGCGCGGGCTGCCCGGACACCTGCAGGCAGCGGGTGAGACCTGCCTCGGTGAGCGCCTTGAGTACGTCGTAGGCGGCCTGGGTGGAGAGACTGCCGGTGATCTGTTGGGCCTTGTAGCGGATGGTCTCGACGTCCCAGTGCCCCGGGCTCGCCTGCAGGACGGCGAGGACGGCCATGCGGGGTGCGGTGACGCGCAGCCCGGCTGCGCGGAGCCGCTCCGCGGCCTTGTTCAAGTCCTCACCAGCCATGTCTACACGCTAAGGACTAGTTTGGAATCAGTCAAGATTTCAGGGTTGTTCAATTTCAGCTAGGAGGCGCGCCGGCCCCACGGTGACCTGACGGGACAGCGAGGAGGAGCCGAACCGCTCACCGCGCGCCCGTCCGGATGACCCGGGCCGCGAGCCGACCTGCCAGCAGGTACGCGAGCGCGGCCAGCCCGTAGTTGACGAGCACCCGCACCTTGGGATTCCGCGGCGTGAACAGGTCCTGGAACCACAGCACCAG encodes the following:
- a CDS encoding Fur family transcriptional regulator — encoded protein: MAGEDLNKAAERLRAAGLRVTAPRMAVLAVLQASPGHWDVETIRYKAQQITGSLSTQAAYDVLKALTEAGLTRCLQVSGQPARYENRVGDNHHHFVCRVCGKIVDVNCAVGVRPCLEATIGPEYEVDEAEVTFWGRCPECR